Genomic DNA from Hordeum vulgare subsp. vulgare chromosome 2H, MorexV3_pseudomolecules_assembly, whole genome shotgun sequence:
tggaacactggacagcggttaaaatatccttaagtacctgaaaaggactaaggaaatgtttctcgtttatggaggtgacgaagagctcgtcgtaaagggttacatcgacgctagcttcgacacagatccggatgactctaagtcacagaccggatacgtatatgttttgaatggtggggcagtgagctgatgcaacagcaagcaagaagtcgtgggagcatctacatgtgaagcggagtacataactgcttcagaagcggctcatgaaggattttggatgaaggagctcatcaccgaccttggagtggttccaagctcgtcgggtccaatgacactcttctgtgataacactgggccatAGCCAtacccaaggagcccaggtttcaccggaagacgaagcacatcaaacgccgctacaactccatccaggaccatgtccagagtggagtaatagagatttgtaaagtaaacatggatctgaatgttgccgacccgttgactaaacctcttccacgagcaaaacatgatcaacaccataatgctatgggtgttcgatacatcacaatgtaactagattattgactctagtgcaagtgggagactgttggaaatatgccctagaggcaataataaaatggttattatcatatttccttgttcatgataatcgtctattgttcatgctataattgtgttaacaggaaacagtaatacatgtgtgaataaatagattacaatgtgtccctagcaagcctctagttggctagctcgttagtcaatagatgatcatggtttcctggtcatgggcattagatgtcattgataacgggatcacatcattgggagaatgatgtgatggacaagacccaatcctaagcgtagcactagatcgtattgttcgtatgctaaagcttttctaatgtcaagtgtcttttccttcgaccgtgagattgtgcaactccggataccgtatgagtgctttgggtgtatcaaacgtcacaatgtaactgggtgactataaaggtgcactacaggtacctctgaaagtgtctgttgggttggtacgaatcgagatcgagatttgtcactccgtgtgacggagaggtatctctgggcccactcggtagaacatcatcatgagctcaatgtgactaaggagttagtcacacgatgatgtgctacggaacgagtaaagagacttaccggtaacgagattgaacaaggtataggtataccgacgatcgaatctcgggcgagttctataccgacagacaaaggaattgtatacgggattgattgaatccttgacatcgtggttcatccgattagatcatcatggaacgtgtgggagccaccatgggtatccagatcccgctgatggttattggctggagagcgtctcggtcatgtctgcatgcttcccgaacccgtagggtctacacacttaaggttcgatgacgctagggttatagggaattgttatacgaggttaccgaaggatgtttggagtcccggatgagatcccggacgtcacgaggagctctggaatggtccggaggtaaagattgatatataggatggatgggtttggacgccggaaatgtttcgggcatcaccgacaaagtgccgggaccaccggaagggttccggaggcccaccgggaggggccacaagccccggagggctacatgggccaagtgcgggagggaaccagcccctaggtgggctggtgcgccccccacacccagcccatgcgcaccagatatggagggaggggaaaccctaagcgcagggaaggcccaaggcccacctagggcgccgtccccccctttccctgccctgaccgccgccccctctcccatctgggctgccgcaccacctagggtgggaaccctaggggtggcgcacccccctcccctcctcctataaatagtgggggttttggggctgtttcacACATGGTttcccatctccctcggcgcagccctgccccccttcttcctcctctctgtcggtgcttggcgaatccctgccgggagacctcgtctctccatcgacaccacgccgtcgtgctgccggagatcttccccaacctccccctcctccttgctggatcaaggtgcgggagacgtcaccgggctgcacgtgtgttgaacgcggaggtgccgtggttcggcactagatcggaatcacaccgcgatatgaatcgccgcgaatacgactccatcaaccgcgttctagcaacgcttccgcttagcgatcttaaaaggtatgaagatgcactcacccctctctcgttgctggtctctccataggaagatctgaatatgcgtaggaatttgtttgaatttatgctacgttccccaacaatctcttatccggttcatattctgagtgagttcgtctctgctcccacatcggttcactatagtcatctcctccgtgttctccgatatcttcggggcacgatctctcaccgtctattctttcctcgctccagttctttacagcttcaggcctattcggatgctacgtgggctagtgatccttcagatcgcccttcactttctgcttactgtgtttttcttggtggttctctcattgcctggaagacgaagaaacagattgcagtttcccgtttgagtgcagaggctgagttgcgagcgatgactcttttgacggcagaggtgacttggttacggtggttacttcaggattttggtgtttctgtcactacaccgactctgctcttatctgacagtacatgtgcttttagcattgcgcgcgatcctgtgaagcatgggctcaccaagcatattggtgttgatgccttCTATGTGCGCGCTGCCGTGCAAGATCAGgttgttgctcttcagtatgtgccttccgagttacagttgacGGATTTCCCGAcaaaggcccagactagagcacaacatggcttttatctctccaaactcagtgttgttcatccaccatgagtttgaggggggggtgttagagttataatataagtcatgcacccttttgtatttatcccaatatataagggggttcctgcatatagtccatcacatgtacatgtatatatactggcctatggcctcatgggaatacaagttgcttattcctaacaactACTACTTTTGActagttgtcgttgtcgtcgtcctcgttgaggTAAGCGTAGGGGTCGGAGTGGCGACCGACGATCGGCACTTGTGATGTCTCCTCGTCGGCCCTAGCGGGGCTCAAGCACTACATGATGCGCTCCTACTTCCGATGGTGCGCATCCGCTTTGAGTCCGGCGAGCCATACCATGACCGTGATTGGGTCCTCGGCTCCGGCATCGGCTCGTTGACGTCGAGTGGGGCGGTGTCGATggggaagaccttgttcatggggTCGATGACGCCCACCGCCATGGGTGCCTCCATCTTCGTCGTGCCCGCCGACACGAGATGAGGAAGCGCCGGTTTCCGCGGCTAATGCAACTTGGGGAGAGTTCGCCCCGCGGTCACGCGGGGTCTACAATTAGGCCACCTAGTTCAACCAATAGATTGCGCTCTTGTGCAACAACATTATGTTGGGATGAAAAAGATGGGAGGGAAGGAGgacgcgaggaggaggagggagggacgTGACGGCTAGGCCTTGGCTTATGGGGACACGTCACCGCCAGGATTTTATAGCCGTGACTGGTGACGCATGACGGGCCATCGGGGAGCAAGTTTCATACTATCCCTCGGCAGCCTCCAAGTATGAAGTCTACAGAGCTTGTTTATGTAGCGGAGTGAGGTGGTGACTCTCATAGTGTCATTTTTTTGGAGAGATAGTACATGACATCTCAAACCATAGTTTTTTTCCATTGTATTTTGCAAATCCAGCGAATCAAAGAGGCCAAGTGTTGTGTGGGTGTCGCCGATGGTGTGTGCCATCTCATACTCCGTACCTGGCAAGGTCTAGCCAAGGAATTCTGAAGCTGAATATGTACCacttctgaagaaaaaaaatgcCAATCAAATGTTTTCAGATAATTAAAGAGACCGTCCCATTTGCAAAGCAAGAAGTAGCACGTGAGACCCACTCGTCAGAGAGGCCAAGGAAAAGCTAGCACcaaatccctctctctctctctcgcctctCTTTCTGTTCGCTTCttcctcgccgccgtgattcttTCCTCACTCCCCACCCCAGCCGCTCCGCGCTTGCTCACTACTGATCCCACGGGGAAGGCCCGGCAGCCAATCTCCGCCTCCAGCGTCGTCGAGCCTCGcgcctacccttctccctccccctcccgagCCCACAGCCGCGGCAGCAGCAGGGGcggcgagaggaggaggaggcgaaggccCGAGAGGAAGCAATGGAGTACAGAAGAGTGAAGGATCAGGTGAGCTCAAACCCGCAACCCTAGGGAAGAATGCCGCTACTCGCGCTGGCCCGCCGTCGACGCCGCCTCTAGGTTAGGATAGATCGCTCGTCGCTGCCGCGGCGAGGTTTTtgtttcccctttttcctttgtGCTTGTTTTGTTTCTCGACGTAGGGTTCCGAGATTCCTGGCCGCCTGCGGTCTTAGATGCCACTTAAATGTGGCGTTGGTTTTCTATTAATTCGATTAAGGATCAGAGTGCTACGGGTGTGGGTCGTCATCTAGTCGTGGTTACTGGTTAGTGCCCAGGAAGACTGCAGCCGAGATTCTGATCAGAATTCGGTAGCGAATGATGTCCCTCCCTTAGGGGAATGTTCTGGTATTTCTGGGGTTAATGACTTCAATTTGTTGTAGAGTTTGGTATTAGCTGATTGTGAACTGATTTCAGACGTTTTGGTGACTGGTCTGAAGAGTATTGTGTTACTATTATTGTGGCTGTAGCAATTCACAACCCGAATAACATAAACATGACTGATGAATTAAACTTGCAGTGATGCTTGCCATGGATTGTTGTGAAATGTGGATATACACGGCACACTCCAGAACAGCACTCTGCAATACTACATTTATGGGCACGAGTTGGGTCTTTCTATGTGATTGCAAGTATCAGCTGTGTGTTGCTTGTAAGTTGTAACTGCTTGCCAGTTTGTCTTATAATTGACAACAACGTACCAGTGGCTGATGTTTAATTCTTGTAATTTGCTAACTTGATTGGTAAACACATTTGGGATGTTCAAAGAGTAGTTGTTTGAACGCAGCATCTTGCATGACTTTAAGCCATGATGAACTAATTACTATGTAAATTGTTCTTCTGTGACACATGAGCATCCTAGTGGAAGTAACTTGAACTCAATTAAAATTAGTtaaatattgtttattgtaagttCAGTAAGTATGATTCGAGAAACTGATATTACCTGTTTCCTATTAGAGGTCAGCTGGTCTGTTATAACTTAAACTTGCAATTGCAAACTGATTTAATCTGTCTCCTGCTGATGCTCACCACTGGTAACCCGTGCTGAGCTCAATTTCAAGCTCTGGCAATGTCTTCCCGTGTCTGTTTGAGGTTCCTTGTGGTATGGCGAACTGTACTTTATCAATTTTGTCGTGTGCTGACAACCTGTCTTATCCTGTATAATCTGTAGGAGGGCTACGATGCCATATCTCAGAAGGACATAGAAAGCCCTGCTGGGAGGTCTCTTTCTAGCAGTAAGCTCTTGGTTCATTGTTGAAATTTCTTGTTGAACTATAAATCTATAATCAGTAACATCACATCTTTAATGCATGTACTATATACAGCTGCAGCCACTTCCCCCCTTGTCACCGCAGGAGGTACGAAGGGCAAGCATAGTTGGAAGCAGAAGTAAGACTGTTTGCAACCTTTGTGCTGTATCGCATAGTTTTTGAAAAATCAGAATATTTACTGGCAAGTGTCAATTGTTGTTACAGGTCTATTGTAACAATTGCATTGACATTACTAACAAGTTCCCAGGCAATACTGATTGTGTGGTCGAAAAGAGCTGGAAAGTATGAATATAGTGTCACAACAGCAAACTTTTCGGTGAGAATTTAAGTTCTCTCTTGGTGATAGTAGATTCAGGAGCTTCCCCTTTTGTTCTCTTGAATTTATTCATCTATGTCTAGGTGGAAGCTTTAAAATGTCTATTATCACTTCTAGCCCTGTACAGAACATGGAACAGTCAAGGTGTTACAGAAGATAATAGGTGACCATTCTACCGTAATCTACCAATTAAATTCCGAATGTCTATTTCTTTTTCCCTACTCTCTACCGACATTTTTGTTTTCAGGTTAAGTACATCATTTGATGAAGTTAGTGTTTATCCTATCCCCGCCGTACTTTACATGGTAAAGAATCTATTGCAGGTATGCCACTTGTCAAGTTCTCTTGTGATAAAATAACTTCATATCATCAACAACAAAAGTTTGAACCATATTTCCACTTTCTGTCAGTATTACATCTTCGCCTATGTGGACGCACCAGCTTACCAGATCCTGAAGAACCTGAATATTATCAGCACTGGTGTCTTATACCGTATCATTCTAAAGAAGAAGTAAGTTGGACTAGCTTAATGTGGCTTTGGAAGTTGGGAATAGAGGGAACTAATGATATGTGCTCTTTTTACTACTTTGCTGATATCTTTATTCtttatatttcttttttcttcAAGCCTTGTAATATGTTGGATACTTTACCTTTGCTGAAATGATGTAGCAGCATTCAACTCCTCACCAAGTATTCATCATTCTGCACGATCACACAAACATGCTACATCATGACCTGTAGGCATTTTTGAATAATTCACTAGCCTGAGCGCCATCATAATCTACGTGGTGTTCTTTAAGTGCCACAAATGTCCATGTTCCTCTTCATCCTTTCAAGAACTGTTCATAGCACTCTTCTTCCCTAACACAGCAACACCTGTTTTCAATTGTTAATCTAGCATGGTGATTGTTGACCTATGTTGCATCACTGAATGATTCATGTTCTTTCCAGATTAAGTGAAATTCAGTGGGCTGCATTTATTCTCTTATGTGCTGGCTGCACTACGGCTCAGCTAAACCCCTCGTAAGAAAAATAAGCTTGGATTCTTTTTCCCCTTCTCAGTATTCTTGCCTCATTTCTCTAATGAATGTGTTCAGCTAAGAGAAATAATGTGCCCCTTTCAGATCAGACCATGTTCTTCAAACCCCAATTCAAGGTTGGATGATGGCCATTGTAAGCATATAAGAGGGGAAAAATCATTCGGTCTAGTCACTTGGACTTGTTATAGTAAGTTAGTTTACCAAACTTGCTGACTGTCTTTCTGTTTCAGGTGATGGCTCTTCTAAGTGGTTTTGCTGGGGTATACACAGAAGTATGTGACTTTGTGCAATTGCCCCTCTTTGCTTATGTATCTTGCTTTAGAAATAATCATCTGATTCGACTGTCAAGGGGATTTCTGACGGGTGTAAGTCATATCCATTTTTGAACAATGCAGGCTATAATAAAAAAACGTCCTTCAAGAAACATCAATGTAC
This window encodes:
- the LOC123425600 gene encoding CMP-sialic acid transporter 2, coding for MEYRRVKDQEGYDAISQKDIESPAGRSLSSTAATSPLVTAGGTKGKHSWKQKSIVTIALTLLTSSQAILIVWSKRAGKYEYSVTTANFSVEALKCLLSLLALYRTWNSQGVTEDNRLSTSFDEVSVYPIPAVLYMVKNLLQYYIFAYVDAPAYQILKNLNIISTGVLYRIILKKKLSEIQWAAFILLCAGCTTAQLNPSSDHVLQTPIQGWMMAIVMALLSGFAGVYTEAIIKKRPSRNINVQNFWLYIFGMLFNLVAICVQDFDAVMNKGFFHGYSFITLLMILNHALSGIAVSMVMKYADNIVKVYSTSVAMLLTAIVSVFLFGFNLSLAFFLGSTVVSISVYLHSVGKPQQQK